Genomic window (Cryptococcus neoformans var. grubii H99 chromosome 9, complete sequence):
CTGGCCCTGTTAAAGTTATAATCAGTCAAAATGTTTCCAATGTATGAGCGCCATGCATGACCTACCATCAAAGTACTCCAATCGGGTATCCAAGGACGGCTCGTCCCCAGCTTATCAAACGCAACCCTCTTTGCCGGCGGCTTCCTTtcccacctcttctccgcctcctccgctttactcttctcccatttcTCTCCAGCCACACAAACCTGACCGAAATGCTCCGGGAAACTAGGCGTACCTGCCTCACGATGCTGAACTTTTCTCTCGTTCAAGCCACCGATCAAAGTACCGGTGTACGCTATGGAGGTGAGGAGGTACTGCGCccaggaggaagggaagaggagtgTGAAACCGTGGAAGGATTCGGgggtgggagaagatggaggtcGGGTGGAgcggtggaagagaatAAGGGGAATACGGTTATCAGAGGAAGTAGGATGCAGACGAGTACCGGGCATCCCAAGCtataaaaaaaagaaaaaaatcAGATCATGCAGAGATTCTCGATTAAGCAAAGTACTGACCTTGTGTCGACGAGCGTCCAACTGATATTTTGTGTACATGACCTCTGAAGCAAGCTCACGAGCAGCTGGGTCCCATAATACAGATTGGGCAAGCTCTGGCGATGGTAGAGTATCACTGGAACGCAAGACGCCATCGTTGGATAAACTTTCTTCATGTTCTCCTATTCGTGGTGGAGGAAAGCTGCATCGACCCATGAGCGTCTCTCTGGGCATTGTAtaagaaagagaaagactCACTGTAATCTAGGATCATGCACGTTCAGCCCCACTATCGTTCTCGACGGCACCTCTGCCGGGTCTCCCAAAACGTCGAAAAACTAAATTCTATCAATTCACCCAGTCGCGCAGAAAGCTACAATTATAATCTGGCTTACCTTGGATTTCACCCCCTTTTCACTTTTACACAACCGCAACACTCTTCTTAGTACCTCACCGGATTTAGGCCCCATGATCTCAAACGACTCCAATTCCCCGCGAAGATCCCTGAGTTGAAGCGCTTGAACTCTTTTGGAGAGGTTTTCTTCGGCCAAGGTATTACCAGAAACGGCTTTGAGGGTCGAGAACACTTGGTcaaagatggatggatggacTCGAATCCAGATACGTCGCGCGTCATTATGTGGGCTTTTGTCTTGCGTCAATGGCTGCCAAAGGATTTCTGCTGGTCCAATTAATCCTCGAGGGAAGGACTCTGGTTGGTACACCAAAACTTCTGCTACTCTTGATCCATTCTCgaaccttttttttttttactcGGGTCAGTTTTCGCCGCCCCTTTCTGCTCTAGTCTGTTTGAGAAAAAAGGACCTACTTGTCACCAGCAAACTTTCCAAAAGTCACCCCAGTCAACAATTTcacaatctcctcctttaTCCCTTCTACTTCAATTACACCATAATAACTCATGTCCCACGCAattgccttcctcttccctgcCCTATACGCCGGCCTAAAGCTCTTCAGCGTCGGTGTAATAGGTAACCTCCACCCCCAGATGTTCGCCATATGATACCGCTTCGCATGCCATATATGCGTTGGTAGCCAGCGCTTGGATCGTTGGCGGATACGGAAGATGGCAG
Coding sequences:
- a CDS encoding ribonuclease P/MRP protein subunit POP1 yields the protein MSKPQGKAGPSKPYGRPQKPIHKTIDLLKKNQAAAAKGKGKENEVLGGVMSLVDEVKRLPGMISVEKFAQTRAMEIHAFQTAIKTAAAQGSTRAFQSLPRHLRRRAASHNPRRVPKRLRSRAAAEIDAGDTIAKKHRKIAKLRAKGNLRDRLSRTAIFRIRQRSKRWLPTHIWHAKRYHMANIWGWRLPITPTLKSFRPAYRAGKRKAIAWDMSYYGVIEVEGIKEEIVKLLTGVTFGKFAGDKFENGSRVAEVLVYQPESFPRGLIGPAEILWQPLTQDKSPHNDARRIWIRVHPSIFDQVFSTLKAVSGNTLAEENLSKRVQALQLRDLRGELESFEIMGPKSGEVLRRVLRLCKSEKGVKSKFFDVLGDPAEVPSRTIVGLNVHDPRLHFPPPRIGEHEESLSNDGVLRSSDTLPSPELAQSVLWDPAARELASEVMYTKYQLDARRHKLGMPGTRLHPTSSDNRIPLILFHRSTRPPSSPTPESFHGFTLLFPSSWAQYLLTSIAYTGTLIGGLNERKVQHREAGTPSFPEHFGQVCVAGEKWEKSKAEEAEKRWERKPPAKRVAFDKLGTSRPWIPDWSTLMGQGTTTLEEAALNGEPSTHPYLLPHPFTAHLEASLTPSKLLKNINTFRSQRGLSALPSVRQAELFREAVLHVELNVVGRGSPGDMAVICGLTEEERKAWIGAYEGDGDEFGLAGEISELQRLGEVRAPEKNLIGYTSTGNISLSRGKGHALGMITLAGYLDLLKAANGEVKGSEWDGKALVCVRNRDGRIARLAEVRVAC